Proteins encoded within one genomic window of Ctenopharyngodon idella isolate HZGC_01 chromosome 6, HZGC01, whole genome shotgun sequence:
- the itgb7 gene encoding integrin beta-7, producing MKAVVIAVTVLFHCIQGQEPLCQSQPSCSECIRSPGCAWCTQTDFLKSGESNERRCDSPESLKARSCKEDHVINPVKHPLTNVKNSKLSNDSDNVVQLKPQNINITLRVGVPFEFTIEFRRAQGYPIDLYYLMDLSYSMKDDLEQIKTLGQKILKKLKEITSTVRIGFGSFVDKEMLPYVSQVKARRQNPCPNRIDTCQPAFTFQNVLPLTSDAKEFEREVSKQNISGNLDSPEAGLDAIMQAAVCKEKIQWHDVTRILVYTSDDTFHMAGDGRLGGVFQPHNGQCHLNDNGSYNGRAYDYPSVGHVSKVLQDNNIQLIFAVTEDIYPAYKALSALIPQSVVGVLKKDSSNVVDLISDAYRNLSSTLVLEQEGAPKELDVSYRSACKGDQSDTEWKAKGECQDIKHEKITFRVRLNASACLKEPQTFRIKMQGISEEVKITVHTECHCDCGAPEKASSHCNGTGTLSCGVCSCDEGYLGQQCECVQQSDADSTFKMLASCQPDNSSLVCSGHGICQCGKCVCQGHYSGDYCQCDANSCERNNGKLCNDKGICDCGQCICKENYTGPGCQCSPSQDKCMNDKGLCSGQGKCICNNCVCNKGFMDHDCSTLISACSEFKECVECHVEAGTSDATNCAAKCLDAKISRLDGTHELDCTYKDAVSYKVELGANGIIILQYADLPRSIDKTTVIIGSSVSGIILIGIIIIIIYRVLLELYDIREYQNFVRAQKQTEWKEVQNPLFKGATTTVLNPLHMQNDENAKQHSEII from the exons ATGAAGGCTGTTGTGATAGCTGTGACAGTTCTCTTTCACTGTATACAAG GGCAGGAACCACTTTGTCAATCTCAACCTTCATGTTCTGAATGCATAAGGAGTCCTGGATGTGCGTGGTGCACACAGACG GACTTTTTGAAATCAGGTGAGTCTAATGAACGACGCTGTGATTCTCCCGAGTCTCTGAAGGCCAGGAGTTGTAAAGAGGATCATGTGATCAATCCTGTAAAACATCCCTTGACCAATGTGAAGAACAGTAAGCTCAGCAACGACTCTGATAATGTGGTCCAGCTGAAACCTCAGAATATCAACATTACACTCAGAGTTG gaGTTCCATTTGAATTCACAATTGAGTTTAGGAGGGCTCAGGGTTACCCTATAGATCTGTACTACCTGATGGATCTGAGCTATTCCATGAAAGATGATCTGGAGCAAATTAAAACTCTGGGGCAGAAAATCCTCAAGAAGCTGAAGGAAATCACAAGCACTGTCCGGATTG GTTTTGGGTCTTTTGTTGATAAGGAGATGTTGCCATATGTCAGTCAGGTGAAGGCAAGACGTCAGAACCCCTGCCCTAATCGTATAGATACCTGCCAACCTGCTTTCACTTTTCAGAATGTCCTGCCGCTGACTAGTGATGCTAAGGAGTTTGAACGAGAAGTTAGCAAACAGAACATTTCTGGTAACCTGGACTCTCCTGAGGCTGGTCTGGATGCCATAATGCAGGCAGCAGTCTGTAAG GAGAAAATCCAATGGCATGATGTGACACGGATTTTGGTTTACACATCTGATGATACTTTCCACATGGCAGGAGATGGACGATTAGGTGGTGTCTTTCAGCCACATAATGGACAGTGTCATCTTAATGATAACGGTTCCTATAATGGAAGAGCCTAT GATTACCCATCAGTGGGCCATGTATCTAAAGTTCTGCAGGATAACAATATACAGCTCATATTTGCTGTGACTGAGGACATCTATCCAGCATATAAG GCATTGAGTGCATTGATTCCTCAGTCAGTGGTTGGTGTATTAAAGAAAGACTCTAGTAATGTTGTTGATCTCATCTCTGATGCCTATAGG AATTTGTCATCCACGCTGGTGTTAGAGCAGGAGGGAGCTCCAAAAGAACTGGACGTGTCCTACAGGTCTGCATGTAAAGGGGATCAGAGCGATACTGAATGGAAGGCGAAAGGAGAATGTCAAGACATCAAGCATGAGAAG ATTACGTTCCGAGTACGTTTGAACGCATCTGCATGTCTGAAGGAGCCACAGACATTTCGGATCAAAATGCAAGGTATCAGTGAGGAAGTGAAGATCACAGTGCATACAGAGTGTCACTGTGACTGTGGTGCTCCAGAGAAGGCTTCCAGTCACTGTAACGGTACAGGAACGCTCTCATGCGGCGTGTGCAG CTGTGACGAAGGGTATTTGGGTCAGCAGTGCGAGTGTGTGCAACAGAGTGATGCAGACTCTACCTTCAAAATGCTGGCGTCCTGTCAGCCTGACAACAGCTCGCTGGTGTGCAGTGGGCATGGCATCTGTCAGTGTGGCAAGTGTGTGTGTCAAGGCCACTACAGTGGTGATTACTGCCAGTGTGATGCCAATAGTTGTGAACGCAATAATGGAAAGCTCTGTAATG ACAAAGGAATATGCGACTGTGGACAATGTATATGTAAAGAAAACTACACAGGGCCTGGTTGCCAGTGCTCGCCTAGCCAGGACAAGTGTATGAATGACAAGGGGCTTTGCAGCGGTCAaggcaaatgcatttgcaacaATTGTGTGTGTAACAAAGGCTTCATGGATCATGACTGCTCTACATTAATCAGCGCTTGCTCGGAGTTCAA GGAGTGTGTGGAATGTCATGTGGAAGCTGGTACTTCTGATGCCACTAATTGTGCTGCGAAGTGTTTGGATGCTAAAATATCTCGTCTTGATGGCACTCATGAGCTGGATTGCACATATAAAGATGCCGTTTCGTACAAAGTGGAACTTGGTGCTAACGGCATAATTATACTTCAATATGCGGACCTGCCTc gtTCCATTGACAAGACTACAGTTATAATTGGCAGCTCTGTGTCAGGCATCATTTTAATTGGCattataataatcattataTACCGTGTCTTGCTGGAACTGTATGACATTAGAGAATATCAGAACTTTGTCAGAGCACAGAAACAGACTGAATGGAAAGAG GTCCAGAATCCTCTTTTCAAAGGTGCCACAACAACGGTGCTTAACCCTTTGCATATGCAAAACGACGAGAATGCAAAGCAACATTCTGAGATTATTTAA
- the pfkmb gene encoding phosphofructokinase, muscle b: MQRSAPVDPTKMGIGRAIAVLTSGGDAQGMNAAVRATVRVGIYTGAKVYFVHEGYQGLVDGGDNIRQATWESVSMMLQLGGTVIGSARCQDFRSKEGRAKAACNLVKLGITNLCVIGGDGSLTGANEFRNEWSELLQILLKAGKITAEEAKRSSHLNIVGMVGSIDNDFCGTDMTIGTDSALHRIMEVVDAITTTAQSHQRAFILEVMGRHCGYLALVTALSCGADWVFIPEMPPDEGWEDHLCRRLTYHRSIGHRLNIIIVAEGALDRHGKPITCDIIKNLVAKKLGFDTRATILGHVQRGGTPSAFDRILGSRMGVEAVMALLEATPDTPACVVSLSGNMAVRLPLMECVQVTKEVTKAMAEGRFEEAVKLRGKSFENNWNTYKLLAHVTAPDVKSNINIAILNVGAPCAGMNSAVRSAVRIGIIQGHNMLAVHDGFDGLAHGTIEPVDWGYVGGWTGKGGSILGTKRSLPASMIEDISLNIAKFNIHALVIIGGFEAFVGGLELVTAREKYEELCIPLVVIPATVSNNVPGSDFSIGADTALNTITTTCDRIKQSAAGTKRRVFIIETMGGFCGYLATMAGLAAGADAAYIYEDPFGIHDLETNVEHLLEKMKTTVKRGLILRNEKCNANYTTDFLFSLYSEEGKGVFDCRKNVLGHMQQGGTPTPFDRNFGTKMGAKAVLWLTDKLKECYRHGRIFANTPDSACVLGMRKRAMIFQPLSDLKEDTDFEHRIPKTQWWLKLRPILKILAKYKINLDTSETATMEHVIKKRGAV, encoded by the exons ATGCAGCGTTCAGCACCTGTGGACCCCACAAAGATGGGTATTGGAAGGGCCATTGCTGTCCTCACCTCTGGAGGAGATGCACAGG GCATGAATGCTGCTGTCCGAGCCACAGTGAGAGTCGGGATCTACACTGGTGCGAAAGTCTATTTTGTGCATGAG GGTTATCAGGGCCTAGTCGATGGAGGCGATAACATTCGACAAGCAACATGGGAGAGCGTGTCAATGATGCTGCAGCTG GGGGGAACAGTCATTGGCAGTGCCCGCTGTCAGGACTTCCGCAGTAAGGAGGGTAGAGCTAAAGCAGCATGCAACCTGGTGAAGTTGGGCATCACTAATTTGTGTGTGATTGGTGGAGATGGCAGCCTGACAGGTGCCAACGAGTTCCgcaatgagtggagtgaactgctTCAAATCTTGCTGAAAGCAG GCAAGATCACAGCAGAGGAGGCTAAACGTTCATCTCATCTGAACATCGTTGGGATGGTTGGATCCATAGACAATGATTTCTGTGGCACAGACATGACCATTGGCACAGATTCAGCTCTGCACAGAATCATGGAAGTAGTGGATGCCATCACAACAACAGCTCAGAG TCATCAAAGAGCCTTTATTCTGGAAGTGATGGGGAGGCATTGTGG GTATTTGGCATTAGTCACTGCCCTGTCCTGTGGTGCTGACTGGGTTTTTATCCCTGAGATGCCTCCAGATGAAGGATGGGAGGACCACCTGTGCAGGAGACTTACTTAT CACAGAAGCATTGGCCATCGTTTGAATATCATCATTGTGGCAGAAGGCGCTTTGGATCGCCACGGCAAACCCATAACCTGTGACATTATCAAGAAC ctGGTTGCTAAGAAGCTCGGCTTTGACACACGTGCCACTATTCTGGGTCATGTGCAGAGAGGAGGAACACCTTCAGCCTTTGACAGAATCTTG GGCAGTAGGATGGGGGTGGAGGCTGTGATGGCATTGCTAGAAGCCACTCCTGACACCCCTGCATGTGTGGTCAGTCTGTCTGGAAACATGGCTGTTCGACTGCCCCTCATGGAGTGTGTGCAAGTG acaaaagAAGTGACCAAAGCTATGGCAGAGGGCAGGTTTGAGGAAGCTGTTAAGCTCAGGGGAAA GAgttttgaaaacaattggaacacatataaacttttGGCCCATGTGACCGCCCCAGACGTGAAG AGTAATATAAACATAGCTATACTGAACGTGGGAGCTCCGTGTGCAGGAATGAATTCAGCAGTTCGTTCAGCAGTCAGAATCGGTATCATTCAAGGACACAACATGCTAGCTGTACATGACGGCTTCGATGGACTTGCACACGGAACT ATTGAACCAGTAGATTGGGGCTATGTGGGAGGCTGGACAGGCAAAGGCGGTTCTATTTTAGGAACCAAGAG GTCACTGCCGGCTAGTATGATTGAAGACATCAGTCTGAATATAGCCAAGTTTAACATTCATGCCCTGGTTATCATCGGAGGTTTTGAG GCCTTTGTTGGAGGTTTGGAATTAGTGACTGCCAGAGAAAAATATGAGGAGTTGTGTATTCCCCTGGTTGTTATTCCAGCTACTGTGTCTAATAACGTTCCTGGATCAGACTTCAGCATCGGTGCTGATACTGCGCTAAATACTATAACGACT ACATGCGATAGGATAAAGCAATCCGCCGCTGGAACAAAGCGCAGAGTTTTCATCATTGAAACAATGGGGGGATTCTGCGGATATCTGGCAACCATGGCAGGACTGGCCGCGGGGGCTGATGCTGCTTATATCTATGAAGATCCATTTGGCATTCACGACCTGGAG ACAAATGTGGAGCACTTATTGGAAAAGATGAAGACCACAGTGAAAAGAGGCCTCATCCTCAG GAATGAGAAATGTAATGCAAACTACACTACAGATTTTCTCTTCAGCTTGTACTCAGAAGAGGGCAAAGGAGTTTTTGACTGCCGTAAGAATGTGCTTGGGCACATGCAGCAG GGTGGAACGCCTACGCCGTTTGACAGGAACTTTGGCACAAAGATGGGTGCTAAAGCAGTGTTGTGGTTGACTGATAAACTGAAGGAGTGTTACAGACATG GCCGTATCTTTGCTAACACACCGGATTCTGCCTGTGTTCTGGGAATGAGGAAGAGAGCCATGATCTTCCAGCCTCTCTCTGATctcaaagaggacactgacttTGA ACATCGTATACCGAAGACGCAGTGGTGGCTGAAGCTTAGGCCCATTCTCAAGATTCTGGCCAAATACAAGATCAATTTGGACACCTCAGAAACAGCTACGATGGAGCATGTTATTAAGAAGAGAGGAGCAGTCTAG